One window of Salvelinus fontinalis isolate EN_2023a chromosome 19, ASM2944872v1, whole genome shotgun sequence genomic DNA carries:
- the chn1 gene encoding N-chimaerin, giving the protein MPSRESYEVRKGEKSLVHKAKQEANQQDILAAALGMRISGPQKPPATIWQPLKLFAYSQLTSLVRKAALKDNSLPPKYEKVHNFKVHTFRGPHWCEYCANFMWGLTAQGVKCADCGLNVHKQCSTMVPCNCVPDLKHIKKVYSCELTTLVKAHNTKRPMVVDMCIQEIESRGLKSEGLYRISGFSDSVEDVKSTFDRDGEKTDISANAYEDINIITGALKLYLRDLPIPVISYDAYPRFIETAKLEDPEKRLKAFREALELLPAAHSETLRYLMAHLKRVTLNEKDNLMNAENLGIIFGPTLLRAPNLDAMTALNDIRYQPQVVEFLIKNEDILF; this is encoded by the exons ATGCCATCCAGGGAGTCTTACGAGGTCCGGAAGGGAGAGAAGTCTTTGGTGCACAAGGCAAAGCAGGAGGCCAACCAGCAGGACATACTGGCTGCTGCTCTGGGgatgaggatctcaggaccccaGAAACCTCCAGCCACTATTTGGCAGCCTCTCAAACTGTTTGCCTATTCACAGCTCACCTCGCTGGTCCGCAAAGCCGCACTGAAGGATAACAGCCTGCCGCCCAAGTACGAGAAAGTCCACAACTTCAAG GTCCACACGTTCCGGGGACCTCACTGGTGTGAATACTGTGCCAACTTCATGTGGGGGCTGACGGCTCAGGGAGTCAAATGTGCAG ATTGTGGCCTGAATGTCCACAAGCAGTGCTCCACTATGGTACCCTGCAACTGCGTGCCAGACCTGAAACACATCAAGAAAGTATACAGCTGTGAGCTCACAACTCTGGTGAAAGCTCATAACACCAAGCGACCCATGGTGGTGGACATGTGCATACAGGAAATCGAATCAAGAG GGCTGAAGTCTGAAGGGCTCTACAGAATATCTGGATTCAGCGATTCAGTCGAAGATGTCAAGTCGACATTTGACAGAG ATGGTGAGAAGACAGACATCTCTGCCAATGCCTATGAAGATATCAACATCATCACGGGAGCACTTAAACTGTACCTCAGGGATTTACCCATTCCTGTCATCTCATACGACGCCTACCCCAGGTTCATCGAGACTGCAA AGCTGGAAGACCCAGAGAAGCGGCTAAAGGCCTTCCGTGAGGCTCTGGAACTGTTGCCTGCAGCACACAGTGAAACCCTGAGGTACCTCATGGCCCATTTAAAGAG GGTAACGTTGAATGAGAAAGACAATCTGATGAATGCAGAGAACCTGGGCATTATTTTTGGGCCCACTCTCCTGCGTGCCCCCAACCTGGACGCCATGACGGCACTCAACGACATCCGCTACCAACCGCAGGTGGTGGAGTTCCTCATCAAAaatgaagacatcctcttctga